A genomic region of Melanotaenia boesemani isolate fMelBoe1 chromosome 21, fMelBoe1.pri, whole genome shotgun sequence contains the following coding sequences:
- the LOC121632154 gene encoding SUN domain-containing protein 1-like isoform X6, with the protein MRVLLLGQVSVSEAKKQTFIRVCCQTCCSSYSLSTSDWETGVMSRCSLRLDDGLLDHRLPHSSASFSVGGGEWRSSRSLKSRHSQRHSASCSESLLLRTPCKVAARSLHDSSVHSVVSDASLISSLLDESSIQESTMVDAFWGLDDDVDPKESTVVAEQSGEPVNSTQTGSDRCTKHPAQTFGSRVYCKDCITRSPSSPGETDTTIYSRERSYRSTTARSRPGGGMKEPNPMELLPKGSLCDDCKEKQRSKAELVTSSSSWSTMAAGLLELTCRAAAVAGSATCFLVQLCLRAAAALRPLIRTVFAASLRSGRAAGRTTRDGFRWLCRRCRHMTTSSHLRRFPLGLFIILLPLLLIFSLSWFGPDGFQSLLPALNITVWWTAVSDVPTVSSVRSVLPPPAEGAVEETAPQVVLVVDDSDRLERVEQSLMVLWQRVEARGRRVEQKHREVLRLHADLLQQQLLSSSQSAGDGVDSLVEQQLSQLHTRLDEDRRQREEGRQQDLLHQRRQASRLDRLELQLQALTSRTQEVQLMQEASPSVSSATLPAAVGGGVDQLSLDALLEEVSLLETALGDVRRDVDDLSLCQDGCRELDRIQRTISDQVSAQIRDEVRVLIYRDHLLSPDGDVSVPESLIDWLFQRFVSVDDLEAALVSLELRILQNITLQRREGTVQGDEPKTTRTAGTAGTAMTREDVHEMLTEALRLFSEDRTGLADYALESGGQNQLARGQRPQHPLLRDVRDEGRAAQPVRSSSLVFLPVSSSRHPA; encoded by the exons ATGAGAGTCCTCCTGCTCGGTCAGGTTTCAGTTTCTGAGGCGAAGAAGCAAACTTTCATCAGGGTTTGTTGTCAGACATGTTG ctcCAGTTACTCCTTGTCCACATCTGACTGGGAGACGGGAGTCATGTCCAGATGCAGCTTGCGGCTGGACGACGGCCTGCTGGACCACAGgcttcctcacagcagcgcctCCTTCAGTGTAGGAGGAGGTGAatggaggagcagcag GTCCCTGAAGTCCCGTCACTCCCAGCGGCACTCAGCCTCCTGCTCGGAGTCGCTCCTCCTCAGAACTCCTTGTAAAGTGGCCGCTCGCTCTCTCCATGACAGCAGCGTCCACAGTGTGGTCTCCGACGCCTCCCTGATCTCCTCCCTGCTGGACGAGTCCTCCATCCAGGAGAGCACGATGGTCGACGCCTTCTGGG GTTTGGACGACGATGTGGACCCAAAAG AGAGCACCGTCGTGGCCGAGCAGAGCGGCGAGCCGGTGAACAGCACTCAGACCGGTTCTGACCGCTGTACCAAACATCCGGCCCAGACCTTCGGCAGCAGGGTTTACTGTAAAGACTGCATCACTCGGAGTCCTTCATCACCCGGAGAGACGGACACAACCATCTACTCTAGAGAGAGGAGCTACAGGAGCACCACAG CTCGATCCAGGCCCGGTGGAGGCATGAAGGAACCGAACCCGATGGAGCTTCTTCCTAAAGGGTCTCTGT GTGACGACTGTAAGGAGAAGCAGCGCTCCAAGGCCGAACTggtcacctcctcctcctcctggtccACCATGGCTGCTGGCTTGTTGGAGCTCACGTGCCGCGCTGCTGCTGTTGCAGGCTCAGCAA CCTGCTTCCTGGTGCAGCTGTGTCtcagagcagctgcagctcttcGGCCTCTCATCAGGACCGTTTTCGCCGCCTCGCTGAGAAGCGGACGCGCCGCAG GTCGGACCACCCGCGATGGCTTCAGGTGGCTCTGCAGACGATGCCGTCACATGACCACCAGCTCCCACCTGAGAAG GTTTCCTCTCGgtctcttcatcatcctcctcccccTGCTCCTCATCTTCA GTCTGAGTTGGTTCGGTCCAGATGGCTTCCAGTCCCTCCTTCCAGCCCTTAACATCACAGTGTGGTGGACGGCCGTCTCCGACGTCCCCACCGTGTCCTCGGTCCGCAGTGTCCTGCCTCCACCAGCAGAGGGCGCCGTGGAGGAAACTGCTCCTCAG GTGGTTCTGGTGGTGGACGACTCGGATCGGCTGGAGCGTGTGGAGCAGAGTCTGATGGTGCTGTGGCAGCGGGTGGAGGCCAGAGGACGGCGGGTGGAGCAGAAACACAGGGAGGTGCTGCGGCTCCACGCCgacctcctccagcagcagctgttgtCCTCGTCTCAGAGCGCCGGCGACGGTGTGGACAGCCTGgtggagcagcagctgtctcagCTCCACACACGACTGGATGAGGACAGACGGCAgagggaggag GGCCGGCAGCAGGACCTGCTGCATCAGAGGAGACAAGCGTCCCGTCTGGACCggctggagctgcagctgcaggcgCTGACGTCCAGGACCCAG GAGGTCCAGTTGATGCAGGAAGCGTCCCCATCTGTCTCCTCGGCAacacttcctgctgctgtggg CGGCGGCGTGGACCAGCTGTCCCTTGATGCTCTGCTGGAGGAGGTGTCTCTGTTGGAGACGGCTCTGGGGGACGTCAGGAGGGACGTGGACGATCTGTCCTTGTGCCAGGACGGCTGCAGAGAACTCGATAGGATCCAGAGGACG ATTTCAGATCAGGTTTCTGCTCAGATCCGAGACGAGGTCCGGGTCCTGATCTACAGAGACCATCTGTTGTCTCCAGATGGGGACGTCTCCGTCCCAGAGTCTCTGATTGACTGGCTGTTTCAGCGCTTTGTCAGCGTGGACGACCTGGAAGCGGCGCTGGTCTCTCTGGAGCTCAGAATCCTCCAAAACATCACACTGCAGCGGCGTGAGGGAACGGTCCAAGGAGACGAGCCGAAGACCACCAGGACTGCCGGGACCGCCGGGACCGCCATGACCAGGGAG GACGTCCATGAGATGCTGACGGAGGCTCTGAGGCTGTTCTCTGAGGACAGAACCGGGCTGGCGGACTACGCCCTGGAGTCTGGAGGTCAGAACCAACTGGCccg gGGGCAGCGTCCTCAGCACCCGCTGCTCCGAGACGTACGAGACGAAGGCCGCGCTGCTCAGCCTGTTCGGAGTTCCTCTCTGGTATTTCTCCCAGTCTCCTCGAGCCGTCATCCAG CCTGA
- the LOC121632154 gene encoding SUN domain-containing protein 1-like isoform X3 produces the protein MSEEDEALQSWGWTDLSSYSLSTSDWETGVMSRCSLRLDDGLLDHRLPHSSASFSVGGGEWRSSRSLKSRHSQRHSASCSESLLLRTPCKVAARSLHDSSVHSVVSDASLISSLLDESSIQESTMVDAFWGLDDDVDPKESTVVAEQSGEPVNSTQTGSDRCTKHPAQTFGSRVYCKDCITRSPSSPGETDTTIYSRERSYRSTTARSRPGGGMKEPNPMELLPKGSLCDDCKEKQRSKAELVTSSSSWSTMAAGLLELTCRAAAVAGSATCFLVQLCLRAAAALRPLIRTVFAASLRSGRAAGRTTRDGFRWLCRRCRHMTTSSHLRRFPLGLFIILLPLLLIFSLSWFGPDGFQSLLPALNITVWWTAVSDVPTVSSVRSVLPPPAEGAVEETAPQVVLVVDDSDRLERVEQSLMVLWQRVEARGRRVEQKHREVLRLHADLLQQQLLSSSQSAGDGVDSLVEQQLSQLHTRLDEDRRQREEGRQQDLLHQRRQASRLDRLELQLQALTSRTQEVQLMQEASPSVSSATLPAAVGGGVDQLSLDALLEEVSLLETALGDVRRDVDDLSLCQDGCRELDRIQRTISDQVSAQIRDEVRVLIYRDHLLSPDGDVSVPESLIDWLFQRFVSVDDLEAALVSLELRILQNITLQRREGTVQGDEPKTTRTAGTAGTAMTREDVHEMLTEALRLFSEDRTGLADYALESGGGSVLSTRCSETYETKAALLSLFGVPLWYFSQSPRAVIQPDVHPGNCWAFRGSTGFLVIRLSMRILPTAFTLEHIPKALAPSGTLLSAPRDFSVYGLDDDGQERRKLLGTFSYDQDGDAVQTFPASEENDDSFQIIEVQVLSNWGHPEYTCMYRFRVHGTPRDV, from the exons ATGAGTGAGGAAGACGAGGCCCTGCAGAGCTGGGGCTGGACTGACCT ctcCAGTTACTCCTTGTCCACATCTGACTGGGAGACGGGAGTCATGTCCAGATGCAGCTTGCGGCTGGACGACGGCCTGCTGGACCACAGgcttcctcacagcagcgcctCCTTCAGTGTAGGAGGAGGTGAatggaggagcagcag GTCCCTGAAGTCCCGTCACTCCCAGCGGCACTCAGCCTCCTGCTCGGAGTCGCTCCTCCTCAGAACTCCTTGTAAAGTGGCCGCTCGCTCTCTCCATGACAGCAGCGTCCACAGTGTGGTCTCCGACGCCTCCCTGATCTCCTCCCTGCTGGACGAGTCCTCCATCCAGGAGAGCACGATGGTCGACGCCTTCTGGG GTTTGGACGACGATGTGGACCCAAAAG AGAGCACCGTCGTGGCCGAGCAGAGCGGCGAGCCGGTGAACAGCACTCAGACCGGTTCTGACCGCTGTACCAAACATCCGGCCCAGACCTTCGGCAGCAGGGTTTACTGTAAAGACTGCATCACTCGGAGTCCTTCATCACCCGGAGAGACGGACACAACCATCTACTCTAGAGAGAGGAGCTACAGGAGCACCACAG CTCGATCCAGGCCCGGTGGAGGCATGAAGGAACCGAACCCGATGGAGCTTCTTCCTAAAGGGTCTCTGT GTGACGACTGTAAGGAGAAGCAGCGCTCCAAGGCCGAACTggtcacctcctcctcctcctggtccACCATGGCTGCTGGCTTGTTGGAGCTCACGTGCCGCGCTGCTGCTGTTGCAGGCTCAGCAA CCTGCTTCCTGGTGCAGCTGTGTCtcagagcagctgcagctcttcGGCCTCTCATCAGGACCGTTTTCGCCGCCTCGCTGAGAAGCGGACGCGCCGCAG GTCGGACCACCCGCGATGGCTTCAGGTGGCTCTGCAGACGATGCCGTCACATGACCACCAGCTCCCACCTGAGAAG GTTTCCTCTCGgtctcttcatcatcctcctcccccTGCTCCTCATCTTCA GTCTGAGTTGGTTCGGTCCAGATGGCTTCCAGTCCCTCCTTCCAGCCCTTAACATCACAGTGTGGTGGACGGCCGTCTCCGACGTCCCCACCGTGTCCTCGGTCCGCAGTGTCCTGCCTCCACCAGCAGAGGGCGCCGTGGAGGAAACTGCTCCTCAG GTGGTTCTGGTGGTGGACGACTCGGATCGGCTGGAGCGTGTGGAGCAGAGTCTGATGGTGCTGTGGCAGCGGGTGGAGGCCAGAGGACGGCGGGTGGAGCAGAAACACAGGGAGGTGCTGCGGCTCCACGCCgacctcctccagcagcagctgttgtCCTCGTCTCAGAGCGCCGGCGACGGTGTGGACAGCCTGgtggagcagcagctgtctcagCTCCACACACGACTGGATGAGGACAGACGGCAgagggaggag GGCCGGCAGCAGGACCTGCTGCATCAGAGGAGACAAGCGTCCCGTCTGGACCggctggagctgcagctgcaggcgCTGACGTCCAGGACCCAG GAGGTCCAGTTGATGCAGGAAGCGTCCCCATCTGTCTCCTCGGCAacacttcctgctgctgtggg CGGCGGCGTGGACCAGCTGTCCCTTGATGCTCTGCTGGAGGAGGTGTCTCTGTTGGAGACGGCTCTGGGGGACGTCAGGAGGGACGTGGACGATCTGTCCTTGTGCCAGGACGGCTGCAGAGAACTCGATAGGATCCAGAGGACG ATTTCAGATCAGGTTTCTGCTCAGATCCGAGACGAGGTCCGGGTCCTGATCTACAGAGACCATCTGTTGTCTCCAGATGGGGACGTCTCCGTCCCAGAGTCTCTGATTGACTGGCTGTTTCAGCGCTTTGTCAGCGTGGACGACCTGGAAGCGGCGCTGGTCTCTCTGGAGCTCAGAATCCTCCAAAACATCACACTGCAGCGGCGTGAGGGAACGGTCCAAGGAGACGAGCCGAAGACCACCAGGACTGCCGGGACCGCCGGGACCGCCATGACCAGGGAG GACGTCCATGAGATGCTGACGGAGGCTCTGAGGCTGTTCTCTGAGGACAGAACCGGGCTGGCGGACTACGCCCTGGAGTCTGGAG gGGGCAGCGTCCTCAGCACCCGCTGCTCCGAGACGTACGAGACGAAGGCCGCGCTGCTCAGCCTGTTCGGAGTTCCTCTCTGGTATTTCTCCCAGTCTCCTCGAGCCGTCATCCAG CCTGATGTCCATCCAGGGAACTGCTGGGCCTTCAGAGGTTCCACAGGGTTCCTGGTGATCCGGCTCTCCATGAGGATCCTCCCCACCGCCTTCACGCTGGAGCACATCCCCAAAGCCCTGGCGCCTAGCGGGACGCTGCTCAGTGCTCCCCGAGACTTCAGCGTCTAC GGTCTGGATGATGACGGCCAGGAGAGGAGGAAGCTGCTGGGAACGTTCAGCTACGACCAGGATGGAGACGCTGTGCAGACGTTTCCTGCCTCG GAGGAGAATGATGACTCCTTCCAGATCATCGAGGTCCAGGTTCTGTCTAACTGGGGTCACCCCGAGTACACCTGCATGTACCGCTTCAGAGTCCACGGGACGCCCCGTGACGTCTGA